In Osmia lignaria lignaria isolate PbOS001 chromosome 5, iyOsmLign1, whole genome shotgun sequence, a single genomic region encodes these proteins:
- the TTLL1B gene encoding tubulin tyrosine ligase-like 1B isoform X2, translated as MAKRISTIGADKTKVTFCTDVDKSVIVHNFEKRGWVQVGPEDDWNFYWAATQSCRNIFSVETGYRMDDKQIINHFPNHYELTRKDLLVKNIKRYRKELEREGNPLAERGDGPGKYLYLDFIPVTFVLPADYNMFVEEYRKSPQSTWIMKPCGKSQGAGIFLINKLSKLKRWSREAKNPFNPNLTKESYVISRYIDNPLLIGGKKFDLRLYVLITSFRPLKAYLFKLGFCRFCTVKYDTSIQELDNMYVHLTNVSVQKHGEEYNSKHGGKLSVHNLRLYLESTRGKAVTGKLFANITWCIVHSLKAVTPVMATDRHCFECYGYDIIIDNDLKPWLVEVNASPSLTSTTVNDRILKYKLIDNIISIVVPPDGVPDVKWNKCPPAEALGNFELLLDEELCSQEEKEYSSGKYRSSSSKWK; from the exons ATGGCAAAAAG AATATCCACAATTGGAGCAGACAAGACAAAAGTCACATTTTGCACGGACGTGGACAAATCCGTGATAGTGCATAATTTTGAGAAGAGAGGATGGGTTCAAGTTGGTCCAGAAGACGATTGGAACTTCTATTg GGCAGCTACTCAATCCTGCAGAAATATATTCAGCGTTGAAACGGGATACAGAATGGATGATAAACA AATAATTAATCACTTTCCAAATCACTATGAACTAACGAGAAAAGATCTGCTGGTGAAGAATATAAAACGGTACCGGAAGGAGTTGGAGCGTGAAGGTAATCCGCTTGCGGAAAGAGGCGACGGCCCGGGAAAATATCTTTATCTTGATTTCATTCCAGTAACATTTGTCTTACCAGCAG ATTACAATATGTTCGTAGAGGAATACAGGAAGTCGCCTCAAAGTACATGGATCATGAAACCGTGCGGCAAATCGCAGGGTGCAGGGATATTTCTAATcaataaattaagtaaattaaagaGATGGTCTCGCGAGGCGAAAAACCCGTTTAATCCTAATCTGACGAAGGAATCATACGTTATATCTag GTATATTGATAATCCATTGTTAATTGGAGGCAAGAAATTCGATCTCCGATTATACGTTCTCATTACCTCCTTTCGTCCATTAAAAGCCTACCTCTTCAAGCTCGGATTTTGCCGCTTTTGTACAGTCAAATATGACACTAGCATACAAGAGCTGGATAACATGTACGTGCATCTTACCAACGTATCCGTTCAAAAGCATGGC GAAGAATATAACAGTAAACATGGAGGTAAATTGAGTGTACATAATTTGAGACTGTATCTGGAAAGCACCCGTGGAAAAGCGGTTACAGGAAAGCTGTTCGCGAACATCACATGGTGCATCGTGCACTCTTTGAAAGCAGTTACTCCAGTTATGGCGACCGATCGACATTGCTTCGAGTGTTATGGCTACGATATCATCATTGATAACGATCTGAAGCCATGGCTTGTAGAG gTAAACGCATCTCCCTCATTGACCTCCACTACGGTGAACGATCGAATATTGAAGTACAAACTGATCGACAACATAATTTCAATTGTTGTACCACCTGATGGTGTTCCAGA TGTAAAATGGAACAAGTGTCCACCAGCTGAGGCATTGGGAAATTTCGAGCTTCTCTTGGACGAAGAATTATGTTCTCAAGAAGAGAAAGAGTATTCGTCCGGCAAATATCGAAGTTCTTCCAGCAAATGGAAATAA
- the TTLL1B gene encoding tubulin tyrosine ligase-like 1B isoform X1, with product MASGTVTENKRFANLNISTNHGRISTIGADKTKVTFCTDVDKSVIVHNFEKRGWVQVGPEDDWNFYWAATQSCRNIFSVETGYRMDDKQIINHFPNHYELTRKDLLVKNIKRYRKELEREGNPLAERGDGPGKYLYLDFIPVTFVLPADYNMFVEEYRKSPQSTWIMKPCGKSQGAGIFLINKLSKLKRWSREAKNPFNPNLTKESYVISRYIDNPLLIGGKKFDLRLYVLITSFRPLKAYLFKLGFCRFCTVKYDTSIQELDNMYVHLTNVSVQKHGEEYNSKHGGKLSVHNLRLYLESTRGKAVTGKLFANITWCIVHSLKAVTPVMATDRHCFECYGYDIIIDNDLKPWLVEVNASPSLTSTTVNDRILKYKLIDNIISIVVPPDGVPDVKWNKCPPAEALGNFELLLDEELCSQEEKEYSSGKYRSSSSKWK from the exons atggCGTCCGGCACGGTTACGGAAAATAAACGTTTCGCGAATTTGAATATATCCACGAACCATGGCag AATATCCACAATTGGAGCAGACAAGACAAAAGTCACATTTTGCACGGACGTGGACAAATCCGTGATAGTGCATAATTTTGAGAAGAGAGGATGGGTTCAAGTTGGTCCAGAAGACGATTGGAACTTCTATTg GGCAGCTACTCAATCCTGCAGAAATATATTCAGCGTTGAAACGGGATACAGAATGGATGATAAACA AATAATTAATCACTTTCCAAATCACTATGAACTAACGAGAAAAGATCTGCTGGTGAAGAATATAAAACGGTACCGGAAGGAGTTGGAGCGTGAAGGTAATCCGCTTGCGGAAAGAGGCGACGGCCCGGGAAAATATCTTTATCTTGATTTCATTCCAGTAACATTTGTCTTACCAGCAG ATTACAATATGTTCGTAGAGGAATACAGGAAGTCGCCTCAAAGTACATGGATCATGAAACCGTGCGGCAAATCGCAGGGTGCAGGGATATTTCTAATcaataaattaagtaaattaaagaGATGGTCTCGCGAGGCGAAAAACCCGTTTAATCCTAATCTGACGAAGGAATCATACGTTATATCTag GTATATTGATAATCCATTGTTAATTGGAGGCAAGAAATTCGATCTCCGATTATACGTTCTCATTACCTCCTTTCGTCCATTAAAAGCCTACCTCTTCAAGCTCGGATTTTGCCGCTTTTGTACAGTCAAATATGACACTAGCATACAAGAGCTGGATAACATGTACGTGCATCTTACCAACGTATCCGTTCAAAAGCATGGC GAAGAATATAACAGTAAACATGGAGGTAAATTGAGTGTACATAATTTGAGACTGTATCTGGAAAGCACCCGTGGAAAAGCGGTTACAGGAAAGCTGTTCGCGAACATCACATGGTGCATCGTGCACTCTTTGAAAGCAGTTACTCCAGTTATGGCGACCGATCGACATTGCTTCGAGTGTTATGGCTACGATATCATCATTGATAACGATCTGAAGCCATGGCTTGTAGAG gTAAACGCATCTCCCTCATTGACCTCCACTACGGTGAACGATCGAATATTGAAGTACAAACTGATCGACAACATAATTTCAATTGTTGTACCACCTGATGGTGTTCCAGA TGTAAAATGGAACAAGTGTCCACCAGCTGAGGCATTGGGAAATTTCGAGCTTCTCTTGGACGAAGAATTATGTTCTCAAGAAGAGAAAGAGTATTCGTCCGGCAAATATCGAAGTTCTTCCAGCAAATGGAAATAA
- the LOC117604726 gene encoding uncharacterized protein CG13380 — protein sequence MDLSPKPGKMNSVMGRIGRGRGVVKSNVPSNRCLCYRPYCFVLCSVCGYWTRGRVRYFCPIHPQTVFLFDITQCPQCKSFGHMLSEF from the exons ATGGATTTGTCTCCAAAACCTGGCAAAATGAATTCTGTGATGGGAAGGATAGGAAGAGGGAGAGGAGTTGTCAAAAGTAATGTGCCATCAAACAGATGTCTGTGTTACAGGCCATACTGTTTTGTATTATGCAGTGTTTGTGGATATTGGACAAGAGGCAGAGTACGTTACTTTTGCCCTATTCATCCACAG actGTTTTTCTGTTTGATATTACACAATGTCCTCAGTGCAAATCTTTTGGTCATATGTTGTCTGAGTTTTGA
- the mRpL23 gene encoding mitochondrial ribosomal protein L23, translating to MSTRWYPFYQAGNPQLRIFLPNFWLKLVTPEHKQPSNVVTFHCSMEMTMFDVKNYLEKIYDVHPIKVNTRIALGKTYMPRKYVCKEDDIKIAYVTLPKGQTFTFPTLFPPEKDKDEQGEKQMDQIQKEFKEFSKNNKIPGVPSWFAV from the exons ATGTCTACTCGTTG GTATCCTTTCTATCAAGCAGGTAATCCACAGCTTAGAATTTTCCTTCCAAATTTTTGGTTAAAACTTGTAACACCAGAACACAAACAACCAAGCAATGTAGTGACATTCCATTGTTCGATGGAAATGACAATGTTTgatgtaaaaaattatttagagaAGATCTATGATGTACATCCTATTAAAGTAAATACTAGAATTGCTCTTGGAAAAACATATATGCCTAGAAAGTATGTTTGTAAAGAAGATGATATAAAGATAGCTTATGTCACTTTA CCTAAGGGTCAGACATTTACCTTTCCAACATTATTTCCCCCAGAGAAGGATAAAGATGAACAAGGGGAAAAACAAATGGATCAAATACAAAAGGAATTTAAGGAATTTTCAAAGAATAACAAAATACCAGGGGTTCCTAGTTGGTTTGCAGTGTAA
- the LOC117604725 gene encoding uncharacterized protein LOC117604725: protein MSNDLLPEWLNLLLDDVETNLCLPILLVMVLCTIQFIINHMVDIGCTIYQNINQSSSEDDESIEKEPGESLMDKIKAFVCNLASKSDSNNLRNTECTAPQLLRPNAREEEWDYCEEDDD from the exons ATGAGCAACGATTTGCTACCGGAATGGTTAAACTTGTTGCTGGACGATGTAGAAACTAATTTATGCTTACCAATACTATTGGTTATGGTTCTTTGTActattcaatttataattaatcataTGGTGGACATTGGATGCACTATTTATCAAAATATCAACCAGAGTTCGAGCGAAGACGATGAGTCGATTGAAAAGGAACCGGGTGAAAGTTTGATGGACAAAATCAAag cATTTGTTTGCAATTTGGCGTCCAAAAGTGATAGCAATAATTTAAGAAACACGGAGTGTACTGCGCCACAATTACTTAGGCCGAATGCTCGTGAAGAGGAATGGGACTACTGCGAAGAGGATGAcgattaa
- the LOC117604960 gene encoding uncharacterized protein LOC117604960 yields the protein HQARSPGDGKLLAHASNTAVKPSPGHHSLPRKKTPSEIRNSSTQQFQRAQSLRRSCLSPTQYHHQQHHRQHRQQESSLHFEYFVPRSVSEFNLAAAAVTDMAVPPPPPTSVLRPSSAVTPPLSSAPNPALSNQSRLLECSGTATRSREKMVTFEDEGMNTSTPTRKNVSGLDNVFM from the coding sequence CATCAGGCCAGGAGTCCCGGTGACGGGAAGCTCCTGGCCCACGCGTCCAACACTGCCGTAAAACCATCGCCCGGTCATCATTCCCTGCCGCGGAAAAAGACACCATCCGAGATTAGAAACTCCTCGACCCAGCAGTTCCAGCGTGCCCAATCGTTAAGGCGAAGCTGTTTGTCGCCTACGCAGTATCATCATCAGCAGCATCATCGTCAGCATCGTCAACAAGAGAGCTCGTTGCACTTCGAATACTTTGTACCCAGAAGCGTGAGCGAGTTTAACCTAGCCGCGGCTGCGGTCACCGATATGGCGGTACCACCGCCGCCACCCACTTCCGTTCTAAGACCATCCTCAGCGGTTACGCCTCCGTTGTCCTCTGCGCCTAATCCAGCCTTGTCCAATCAATCTCGACTGCTCGAGTGTTCTGGAACGGCTACCAGAAGCCGTGAGAAGATGGTCACGTTCGAGGACGAAGGGATGAACACCTCGACGCCAACCAGGAAGAACGTTTCCGGGCTGGACAATGTTTTCATGTGA
- the LOC117604716 gene encoding TWiK family of potassium channels protein 18 isoform X2: MQGTGDYYQRAPRCCPGRNANTNTDTLRISASTRGAELLCCCCSCSTATSTKTPGLLASLGVCVLVLGYTLLGAFAFMALEGGLKSDSTNDLLVPGSKSEGSYVVPSLDDDTAAMELRARTVERLWSITEDLNVLYKENWTRLAAREVFEFQENLARGLRRTSSQYEPVGTSTRSRDHSMDRRPHRRWTFSGSLLYSLTLITTIGYGSVAPRTVWGRLITIVYALAGIPLMLVYLSTVGDVLSRSFRRLYGRLCRPRNCTRKQQPPPPPPPVGGIMSKTYRYDNHVDSKSANYYSASRESSCDDLGTRGTSSAILLDCGSEGLLHATTSSTAALQDVTSGNGKRHFHPCSLSLSTSSSPGYVVETNAVRIPISLCLVIMLIYICGGAVMFNRLEGWSLLEGGYFCFTSLGTIGFGDLMPVGRNAASTTLEELSLCACSLYILAGMGLIAMCFNLVQEEVVRVVRVFGRTCGMSSGVVVGPIGGTAGASPGLKGELDDGGGTSDSRLSEQEEEAIAMSMVPAS, encoded by the exons ATGCAGGGGACCGGCGATTACTATCAGAGGGCGCCGCGATGCTGTCCAGGAAGGAACGCGAATACGAACACCGATACTCTGAGGATCAGCGCGTCGACCAGAGGGGCGGAATTGTTGTGTtgctgctgcagctgcagcaccGCCACCTCTACTAAGACGCCAGGCTTGCTGGCCAGCCTTGGGGTCTGCGTCCTCGTGCTGGGGTACACGTTGCTCGGCGCGTTCGCGTTCATGGCCCTGGAAGGTGGTCTCAAGTCG GATTCAACAAACGACTTACTCGTTCCTGGCTCAAAGTCCGAGGGGTCTTACGTGGTGCCGAGTCTCGACGACGACACCGCGGCCATGGAGCTCAGGGCACGTACCGTTGAAAGACTTTGGAGCATCACGGAGGACTTGAACGTGTTATACAAAGAGAACTGGACCCGGCTGGCGGCGAGGGAGGTGTTCGAGTTCCAGGAAAACTTGGCCCGCGGTCTCAGGAGAACTTCTTCGCAATACGAGCCGGTTGGGACATCCACTCGATCGAGGGATCATTCGATGGACAGGAGACCGCATCGTAGGTGGACATTCAGCGGTAGTTTGTTGTATTCACTGACCCTGATCACCACTATCG GATATGGCAGCGTGGCACCTCGCACGGTCTGGGGTCGATTGATCACGATAGTTTACGCTCTGGCCGGGATTCCTCTGATGCTGGTCTATTTGAGCACCGTCGGAGATGTTCTCTCGAGAAGCTTCCGCCGTTTATACGGTCGGCTTTGCAGGCCCAGAAATTGCACGAGGAAGCAACAGCCACCACCTCCACCGCCACCAGTCGGCGGCATCATGAGCAAAACGTACAGATACGACAACCACGTGGACTCGAAGTCTGCTAATTATTACTCGGCCAGCAGGGAGAGCTCTTGCGACGATCTGGGAACCAGAGGCACCAGTAGCGCGATTCTGCTCGATTGCGGAAGCGAAGGTCTGCTTCACGCTACTACGAGCTCCACCGCCGCCCTCCAA GATGTAACATCTGGTAACGGTAAACGCCACTTTCACCCTTGCTCGTTGTCCCTGTCGACCAGTTCGTCGCCGGGTTACGTGGTGGAGACAAACGCCGTGAGGATACCGATCAGTCTCTGTCTGGTGATCATGCTGATCTACATATGCGGCGGAGCGGTGATGTTCAATCGTCTGGAAGGTTGGAGCCTCCTGGAAGGTGGCTACTTCTGCTTCACCAGCCTCGGAACAATCGGTTTCGGGGACCTGATGCCAGTTGGAAGAAACGCGGCGTCCACCACCCTGGAGGAACTCAGCCTGTGCGCCTGCTCGCTCTACATACTCGCCGGGATGGGCCTGATCGCCATGTGCTTCAACCTCGTCCAGGAGGAGGTGGTACGCGTGGTCAGGGTCTTCGGTAGAACCTGCGGCATGTCGTCGGGGGTGGTGGTCGGACCTATCGGTGGTACAG CAGGTGCCAGTCCTGGGCTCAAGGGGGAGCTCGACGATGGTGGAGGCACCAGCGACTCGCGATTGTccgagcaagaagaagaagcaatcgCCATGTCCATGGTGCCAGCATCCTGA
- the LOC117604716 gene encoding TWiK family of potassium channels protein 18 isoform X3: MQGTGDYYQRAPRCCPGRNANTNTDTLRISASTRGAELLCCCCSCSTATSTKTPGLLASLGVCVLVLGYTLLGAFAFMALEGGLKSDSTNDLLVPGSKSEGSYVVPSLDDDTAAMELRARTVERLWSITEDLNVLYKENWTRLAAREVFEFQENLARGLRRTSSQYEPVGTSTRSRDHSMDRRPHRRWTFSGSLLYSLTLITTIGYGSVAPRTVWGRLITIVYALAGIPLMLVYLSTVGDVLSRSFRRLYGRLCRPRNCTRKQQPPPPPPPVGGIMSKTYRYDNHVDSKSANYYSASRESSCDDLGTRGTSSAILLDCGSEGLLHATTSSTAALQDVTSGNGKRHFHPCSLSLSTSSSPGYVVETNAVRIPISLCLVIMLIYICGGAVMFNRLEGWSLLEGGYFCFTSLGTIGFGDLMPVGRNAASTTLEELSLCACSLYILAGMGLIAMCFNLVQEEVVRVVRVFGRTCGMSSGVVVGPIGGTGASPGLKGELDDGGGTSDSRLSEQEEEAIAMSMVPAS, encoded by the exons ATGCAGGGGACCGGCGATTACTATCAGAGGGCGCCGCGATGCTGTCCAGGAAGGAACGCGAATACGAACACCGATACTCTGAGGATCAGCGCGTCGACCAGAGGGGCGGAATTGTTGTGTtgctgctgcagctgcagcaccGCCACCTCTACTAAGACGCCAGGCTTGCTGGCCAGCCTTGGGGTCTGCGTCCTCGTGCTGGGGTACACGTTGCTCGGCGCGTTCGCGTTCATGGCCCTGGAAGGTGGTCTCAAGTCG GATTCAACAAACGACTTACTCGTTCCTGGCTCAAAGTCCGAGGGGTCTTACGTGGTGCCGAGTCTCGACGACGACACCGCGGCCATGGAGCTCAGGGCACGTACCGTTGAAAGACTTTGGAGCATCACGGAGGACTTGAACGTGTTATACAAAGAGAACTGGACCCGGCTGGCGGCGAGGGAGGTGTTCGAGTTCCAGGAAAACTTGGCCCGCGGTCTCAGGAGAACTTCTTCGCAATACGAGCCGGTTGGGACATCCACTCGATCGAGGGATCATTCGATGGACAGGAGACCGCATCGTAGGTGGACATTCAGCGGTAGTTTGTTGTATTCACTGACCCTGATCACCACTATCG GATATGGCAGCGTGGCACCTCGCACGGTCTGGGGTCGATTGATCACGATAGTTTACGCTCTGGCCGGGATTCCTCTGATGCTGGTCTATTTGAGCACCGTCGGAGATGTTCTCTCGAGAAGCTTCCGCCGTTTATACGGTCGGCTTTGCAGGCCCAGAAATTGCACGAGGAAGCAACAGCCACCACCTCCACCGCCACCAGTCGGCGGCATCATGAGCAAAACGTACAGATACGACAACCACGTGGACTCGAAGTCTGCTAATTATTACTCGGCCAGCAGGGAGAGCTCTTGCGACGATCTGGGAACCAGAGGCACCAGTAGCGCGATTCTGCTCGATTGCGGAAGCGAAGGTCTGCTTCACGCTACTACGAGCTCCACCGCCGCCCTCCAA GATGTAACATCTGGTAACGGTAAACGCCACTTTCACCCTTGCTCGTTGTCCCTGTCGACCAGTTCGTCGCCGGGTTACGTGGTGGAGACAAACGCCGTGAGGATACCGATCAGTCTCTGTCTGGTGATCATGCTGATCTACATATGCGGCGGAGCGGTGATGTTCAATCGTCTGGAAGGTTGGAGCCTCCTGGAAGGTGGCTACTTCTGCTTCACCAGCCTCGGAACAATCGGTTTCGGGGACCTGATGCCAGTTGGAAGAAACGCGGCGTCCACCACCCTGGAGGAACTCAGCCTGTGCGCCTGCTCGCTCTACATACTCGCCGGGATGGGCCTGATCGCCATGTGCTTCAACCTCGTCCAGGAGGAGGTGGTACGCGTGGTCAGGGTCTTCGGTAGAACCTGCGGCATGTCGTCGGGGGTGGTGGTCGGACCTATCGGTGGTACAG GTGCCAGTCCTGGGCTCAAGGGGGAGCTCGACGATGGTGGAGGCACCAGCGACTCGCGATTGTccgagcaagaagaagaagcaatcgCCATGTCCATGGTGCCAGCATCCTGA
- the LOC117604716 gene encoding TWiK family of potassium channels protein 18 isoform X1 has product MQGTGDYYQRAPRCCPGRNANTNTDTLRISASTRGAELLCCCCSCSTATSTKTPGLLASLGVCVLVLGYTLLGAFAFMALEGGLKSDSTNDLLVPGSKSEGSYVVPSLDDDTAAMELRARTVERLWSITEDLNVLYKENWTRLAAREVFEFQENLARGLRRTSSQYEPVGTSTRSRDHSMDRRPHRRWTFSGSLLYSLTLITTIGYGSVAPRTVWGRLITIVYALAGIPLMLVYLSTVGDVLSRSFRRLYGRLCRPRNCTRKQQPPPPPPPVGGIMSKTYRYDNHVDSKSANYYSASRESSCDDLGTRGTSSAILLDCGSEGLLHATTSSTAALQDVTSGNGKRHFHPCSLSLSTSSSPGYVVETNAVRIPISLCLVIMLIYICGGAVMFNRLEGWSLLEGGYFCFTSLGTIGFGDLMPVGRNAASTTLEELSLCACSLYILAGMGLIAMCFNLVQEEVVRVVRVFGRTCGMSSGVVVGPIGGTGIPDAGIRRGTARFGRDEISWLRFSQLTALSLAIIPLLLC; this is encoded by the exons ATGCAGGGGACCGGCGATTACTATCAGAGGGCGCCGCGATGCTGTCCAGGAAGGAACGCGAATACGAACACCGATACTCTGAGGATCAGCGCGTCGACCAGAGGGGCGGAATTGTTGTGTtgctgctgcagctgcagcaccGCCACCTCTACTAAGACGCCAGGCTTGCTGGCCAGCCTTGGGGTCTGCGTCCTCGTGCTGGGGTACACGTTGCTCGGCGCGTTCGCGTTCATGGCCCTGGAAGGTGGTCTCAAGTCG GATTCAACAAACGACTTACTCGTTCCTGGCTCAAAGTCCGAGGGGTCTTACGTGGTGCCGAGTCTCGACGACGACACCGCGGCCATGGAGCTCAGGGCACGTACCGTTGAAAGACTTTGGAGCATCACGGAGGACTTGAACGTGTTATACAAAGAGAACTGGACCCGGCTGGCGGCGAGGGAGGTGTTCGAGTTCCAGGAAAACTTGGCCCGCGGTCTCAGGAGAACTTCTTCGCAATACGAGCCGGTTGGGACATCCACTCGATCGAGGGATCATTCGATGGACAGGAGACCGCATCGTAGGTGGACATTCAGCGGTAGTTTGTTGTATTCACTGACCCTGATCACCACTATCG GATATGGCAGCGTGGCACCTCGCACGGTCTGGGGTCGATTGATCACGATAGTTTACGCTCTGGCCGGGATTCCTCTGATGCTGGTCTATTTGAGCACCGTCGGAGATGTTCTCTCGAGAAGCTTCCGCCGTTTATACGGTCGGCTTTGCAGGCCCAGAAATTGCACGAGGAAGCAACAGCCACCACCTCCACCGCCACCAGTCGGCGGCATCATGAGCAAAACGTACAGATACGACAACCACGTGGACTCGAAGTCTGCTAATTATTACTCGGCCAGCAGGGAGAGCTCTTGCGACGATCTGGGAACCAGAGGCACCAGTAGCGCGATTCTGCTCGATTGCGGAAGCGAAGGTCTGCTTCACGCTACTACGAGCTCCACCGCCGCCCTCCAA GATGTAACATCTGGTAACGGTAAACGCCACTTTCACCCTTGCTCGTTGTCCCTGTCGACCAGTTCGTCGCCGGGTTACGTGGTGGAGACAAACGCCGTGAGGATACCGATCAGTCTCTGTCTGGTGATCATGCTGATCTACATATGCGGCGGAGCGGTGATGTTCAATCGTCTGGAAGGTTGGAGCCTCCTGGAAGGTGGCTACTTCTGCTTCACCAGCCTCGGAACAATCGGTTTCGGGGACCTGATGCCAGTTGGAAGAAACGCGGCGTCCACCACCCTGGAGGAACTCAGCCTGTGCGCCTGCTCGCTCTACATACTCGCCGGGATGGGCCTGATCGCCATGTGCTTCAACCTCGTCCAGGAGGAGGTGGTACGCGTGGTCAGGGTCTTCGGTAGAACCTGCGGCATGTCGTCGGGGGTGGTGGTCGGACCTATCGGTGGTACAGGTATCCCTGATGCAGGCATTCGACGGGGAACCGCTAGATTCGGGCGAGATGAAATTTCCTGGCTCCGCTTTAGTCAATTGACCGCTTTGAGCCTGGCGATTATACCTTTGCTTCTTTGTTAG